ACCTAGTGCAAAATTCGAATCCAAAATCGAATCAAAATCTTCTCGAAATAGAATATCGATTTATCACTTAGCCAATAGTGATCTGCCGAAATGCATCTTATGCAAACAAGCGCACCTTTTGATGCAGTGCGACGAGTTCAAAAGGCAAACACCTCAAAAACGTTTCGAAATCGCCAAGAGACATGGTCTTTGCCTCAATTGCCTAAAACCGTcgcatttgatgaaaaattgtactTCTGGATCGTGTCGAACATGCAACAGGAAACATCACACCTTGTTGCACCTGAACTCATTCAAACCATCGTCCATTCACGATGATGAGCAAAATACTATCGCTGCACAAATTGCGCAATCCTATTCACACTCACAATCGGCACCGGTCGTCGATCCTTCGTCGTCGGTTACGTGCATTGCCGATCAATGTCACGTGCTCCCTCGGGTACAGGGAGTGCCCTCGTCGTCGGTTGGGCCTAGTAAACATTCGTCGTCTTTCGTTCCCTCGTCGGATGGGCATCCGTCAGGTTCGGCTCAAAACACAACACATGTGACCAATTGCCATACACAATCATTTTTCTCGAAACCATCCCAATCAGCTGTTTTCATGCTGACTGCATACGTTAAGGTCAAGGACCTCGCAGGCAACTTTTTACACGCTCGTGCCTTGCTTGACTGTGCTTCCGAAGCCAACTTCGTTTCCGAACATTTGGCACAACAGCTTCGCTTAAAACGTACACCAGCAAACGTCGATGTGTATGGTATCAGCCAGTCAGTCCAAAGAGTAAAAGATCAAGTGCCGATCACCATTGCCTCTCGATCCGGCAACTTTGTCACAAGcatggaatttttcgtgttgcCTGCCTTGACCAGAGTTCTTCCATCTACAAACGTAGACATTTCGAAGTGGGTAATTCCTCGCAACCTTCCCCTTGCAGACCCCAAGTTTAATATTGCACACGACGTTGACCTTATCATTGGAATCAAATCATTCTTCTCCATATTAGAAAATGATCAGATATCGCTTGGCCAAGGTTTTCcaattctacgaaaaactgtttttgggtACGTCGTCGCGGGTGAAACAAACGCACAACCAAAAAGTCCCGCCGTGGTCTGCAATGTTTCGTCCATAGACAATCTGGACGCCACAATTCGTAAATTTTGGGAAGTGGAAAGTTTCGAGAAAGGCAAATCTTTAAGTTTGGAAGAACAATATTGCGAGACGCATTTCTTGAAAACCCACTTCAGAGCACCTGACGGACGGTACGTGGTTCGTTTGCCGATTCGTGAGGAAATGTTGCATGCCTTGGGAGAATCTTTCCCGATAGCAAATCACAGATTTCTTAGTGCCGAGAGGAAGTTGGGCTCAAATGATAATCTTCGAGCGGATTATTTTGAATTCATGACTGAATATGAAAATCTCGGTCATATGGAACCTGTCAAGCCCGATCTCACAAAGCCCCACTACTACCTTCCTCACCACGCCATCCAACGTCCCGAAAGCACAACAACATAAACTCGCGTCGTGTTCGATGCGTCTTGCCGAGCAGCAAACAACATTTCGCTGAACGACATCTGCTACATCGGTCCCACCGTACAACCTTCGTTGATTTCCACACTCATCAACTTTCGTTTGCCAAAATACGCCGTAACAGCTGATGTGAAAAAAATGTACCGGCAGATCGTCGTCCATCCAGCTGATCGTCCTCTGCAGCAGATACTGTGGCGAAAGAATTCCGAAGCACCACTACAAACCTTTCGTTTGAACACAGTAACATATGGTACAGCCCCTGCTCCGTACCTGGCTACTCGCGTCCTCAACCAACTTGCCCACGATGAAGCCGAAAACTTTCCTCTCGCTGCCCCACTCGTACCCAAGCGTTTCTACGTGGATGATTATCTTTCGGGCAATGATGATAAACAGCTGTTGATCGCCGAAAACCACCAGATGATTGAGTTATTGAAATCTGGGGGGTTTACTCTTCGCAAATGGTGCAGCAATTGCAACGAAGTCCTCTCGCA
This sequence is a window from Uranotaenia lowii strain MFRU-FL chromosome 3, ASM2978415v1, whole genome shotgun sequence. Protein-coding genes within it:
- the LOC129752487 gene encoding uncharacterized protein LOC129752487, whose amino-acid sequence is MNRDERKVKRLIVRRNTITGSINLVKTFYENFNSERDFPQLKFRLEKLDELYREFNEIQSEIEAEEELPEEFSETRANVENDYFMLKGNLAAKLDAIAPNNSSQSPLAPPAHVPSVRLPEIKIPEYSGNFDEWMNFHDLFTTLIHVNLQLSSIQKFQYLKAVLKGEALRLIESLEVSATNYTIAWDLLNKRYDNRNLQIKQHFSALLSTPSVRKESSSALANLVDEFGKHVSVLNKLEDPKDHWNSFLVETLSSKLDPVSQKEWENQLCDDIRPTYESLVTFIQKRSRILQSLMLSQPSLPSAKFESKIESKSSRNRISIYHLANSDLPKCILCKQAHLLMQCDEFKRQTPQKRFEIAKRHGLCLNCLKPSHLMKNCTSGSCRTCNRKHHTLLHLNSFKPSSIHDDEQNTIAAQIAQSYSHSQSAPVVDPSSSVTCIADQCHVLPRVQGVPSSSVGPSKHSSSFVPSSDGHPSGSAQNTTHVTNCHTQSFFSKPSQSAVFMLTAYVKVKDLAGNFLHARALLDCASEANFVSEHLAQQLRLKRTPANVDVYGISQSVQRVKDQVPITIASRSGNFVTSMEFFVLPALTRVLPSTNVDISKWVIPRNLPLADPKFNIAHDVDLIIGIKSFFSILENDQISLGQGFPILRKTVFGYVVAGETNAQPKSPAVVCNVSSIDNLDATIRKFWEVESFEKGKSLSLEEQYCETHFLKTHFRAPDGRYVVRLPIREEMLHALGESFPIANHRFLSAERKLGSNDNLRADYFEFMTEYENLGHMEPVKPDLTKPHYYLPHHAIQRPESTTT